One stretch of Longimicrobium sp. DNA includes these proteins:
- a CDS encoding SDR family oxidoreductase, producing the protein MDFSGKNALVTGGAVRLGRAISLALAGEGMRVVVHYNASSAEADALVDEIRRGGGEAAAIGADLSHGDEVRRLADETPRAFGGIDVLVNNASVFPPERLEETDEALWEHTLAVNLRAPFFLIRHLAPALRERRGAVVNLCDLAGLQAWGAYAAHGVSKAGLVHLTKVAARSLAPEVRVNGIAPGAVLPPESMGADEIAALERSTPLRRIGSPDDIVRAVLYLLRADYVTGEILVVDGGRMLRG; encoded by the coding sequence ATGGATTTCTCGGGCAAGAATGCTCTCGTTACCGGCGGGGCGGTGCGCCTCGGCCGCGCCATCTCGCTCGCGCTGGCGGGCGAGGGGATGCGCGTCGTCGTGCACTACAACGCGTCGTCGGCCGAGGCGGACGCGCTGGTCGACGAGATCCGGCGGGGCGGGGGAGAGGCGGCCGCGATCGGCGCCGACCTGTCGCACGGGGACGAGGTGCGGCGGCTGGCGGACGAGACGCCGCGCGCGTTCGGGGGAATCGACGTCCTCGTGAACAACGCCTCCGTCTTCCCGCCCGAGCGGCTGGAGGAGACCGACGAGGCGCTGTGGGAGCACACGCTGGCGGTGAACCTGCGCGCCCCGTTCTTCCTCATCCGCCATCTCGCCCCCGCGCTGCGCGAGCGCCGCGGCGCGGTGGTCAACCTGTGCGACCTGGCCGGGCTGCAGGCGTGGGGCGCGTACGCGGCGCACGGCGTCTCCAAGGCCGGGCTGGTGCACCTGACGAAGGTGGCCGCGCGGTCGCTGGCGCCCGAGGTGCGCGTGAACGGCATCGCGCCCGGCGCCGTGCTCCCGCCCGAGAGCATGGGCGCGGACGAGATCGCCGCGCTGGAGCGGAGCACGCCGCTCCGACGCATCGGCTCGCCGGACGATATCGTGCGCGCCGTCCTCTATCTCCTGCGCGCCGACTACGTCACCGGCGAGATCCTCGTCGTCGACGGCGGCCGCATGCTCCGCGGCTGA